From a region of the Candidatus Pantoea bituminis genome:
- a CDS encoding PsiF family protein, whose protein sequence is MKGCLMAMVTAGLLMSAAASAAEKTPQQEKMTMCNQHASSQDLKGDARKTFMSDCLKKESKLSSMTPQQMKMKSCNSDAGDKKLAGEARKTYMSQCLKKS, encoded by the coding sequence ATGAAAGGCTGTTTGATGGCGATGGTAACGGCAGGCTTATTGATGAGCGCGGCTGCCAGCGCGGCAGAAAAAACGCCGCAGCAGGAAAAAATGACAATGTGTAATCAACACGCCAGTTCGCAAGATCTCAAAGGCGATGCCCGTAAAACCTTTATGAGCGATTGTCTGAAAAAAGAGAGTAAGTTATCCAGCATGACGCCACAGCAAATGAAAATGAAATCCTGTAATAGTGACGCTGGAGATAAAAAACTGGCGGGTGAAGCACGCAAAACGTATATGAGTCAGTGTTTGAAAAAGAGTTAA
- the iraP gene encoding anti-adapter protein IraP, with the protein MKYLIAELLDKLAEKEEASKELVAQIEALEIVVTAMLRKMELDQQKSIAAGIESAMFSAGVDASDENAVLLRNYVDKLLKHPRI; encoded by the coding sequence ATGAAATACCTTATTGCTGAATTACTGGATAAGCTCGCGGAAAAAGAAGAAGCGTCTAAAGAGCTGGTTGCGCAAATTGAAGCGTTGGAAATTGTGGTGACGGCGATGCTGCGTAAGATGGAGCTTGATCAGCAAAAGTCGATTGCCGCCGGTATTGAAAGCGCAATGTTCAGTGCCGGTGTTGATGCTTCTGATGAAAACGCCGTTTTGTTGCGTAATTACGTCGACAAGTTGCTTAAACATCCGCGTATATAA